The following proteins are co-located in the Lacticaseibacillus paracasei subsp. paracasei genome:
- a CDS encoding metallophosphoesterase family protein translates to MTMIVVSDIHGHLETMDRVRAMQAKYPHTLTVYLGDYIDGYPYGGRVLTQIREQVQASQAIAIRGNHDQMLLDYLADKDNPWFINGGKATLRQMVQDYAPAKARKSNLQQAVLTYMSPLIQFIAEMPTAVEFDKLLLIHAGLDLSLEDPLKETTPFNRMWVREPYIYNMDETKNREHPIFAHNPIAKTIVTGHTPTALIYGDYENNVKPSLPPTSFSDGYPKCPVKVIQYPDESPRYFIDGGNHMTYKENYGNICVFDETKGVMIDSDQGINAN, encoded by the coding sequence ATGACCATGATCGTGGTCTCAGATATTCACGGTCATCTGGAAACAATGGATCGAGTGCGGGCGATGCAAGCAAAGTATCCCCATACTTTGACCGTCTATTTGGGTGACTACATTGATGGCTATCCATACGGCGGGCGGGTGCTCACTCAAATTCGCGAGCAGGTGCAGGCGAGTCAGGCAATCGCGATCCGTGGCAATCATGATCAGATGCTGCTGGATTATCTCGCCGACAAAGATAATCCATGGTTCATCAATGGCGGCAAGGCTACCTTACGTCAAATGGTGCAAGATTACGCGCCAGCTAAAGCGCGTAAAAGCAACCTACAACAAGCCGTGTTGACCTACATGTCACCGCTGATTCAATTCATCGCCGAGATGCCAACTGCTGTTGAGTTTGACAAGCTGTTGCTCATCCACGCCGGTCTAGACCTATCGCTGGAAGATCCTTTAAAAGAAACGACGCCATTTAATCGAATGTGGGTCCGTGAGCCGTATATCTATAATATGGACGAAACCAAAAATCGGGAACATCCCATTTTTGCTCACAATCCGATCGCTAAAACGATTGTCACCGGTCACACGCCAACTGCCTTGATTTATGGCGACTATGAAAACAATGTCAAACCATCTCTACCACCAACTTCATTCAGTGACGGTTATCCTAAATGCCCGGTTAAAGTCATTCAATATCCTGACGAATCACCGCGGTACTTTATTGATGGCGGCAATCATATGACTTATAAAGAAAATTACGGCAATATCTGTGTTTTCGATGAAACGAAAGGGGTCATGATTGATTCAGATCAGGGGATTAACGCCAATTAA